From one Solanum lycopersicum chromosome 12, SLM_r2.1 genomic stretch:
- the LOC138340431 gene encoding uncharacterized protein, translating to MKKLKMDWNEAAKQQLTGLNELDEFILKAYESSALYKEKMKKYHDLIIEKRDLMVVDLVLLNNSRLRLFSGKLKSKWTGPYLITQLFPHETVELETKEGVRFKVNVQ from the coding sequence atgaagaagttgaaaatggattggaacgaAGCTGCAAAACAACAGTTaactgggttgaatgaacttgatgaatttatcctgaaagcttatgaaagctcagccctttacaaagaaaagatgaagaagtaccatgacctaatAATTGAAAAACGAGATCTTATGGTTgtggatttggtgcttttaaaCAATTCTAGGCTGCGCTTGTTTTCgggaaaactcaagtccaaatggactggcccatacttgattacccaactattccctcatgaaacagttgagttggaaaccaaggagggtgtgcgtTTTAAGGTGAATGTACaatga